From Streptomyces sp. TLI_053, a single genomic window includes:
- a CDS encoding ABC transporter ATP-binding protein, with protein sequence MSPRRSRLRPEPTGQPAAFHGNAAPAAPAAIELRGVRRSYGRGAEAVHALRGIDLALGRGTFTAVMGPSGSGKSTFLQCAAGLDRPTAGEVHLGGEEITRLSEDRLTKLRRGRIGFVFQSFNLLPSLTVLQNVLLPLRLAGERQDRSRARELLARVGLGEHAGRRPGQLSGGQQQRVAIARALITDPDVVFADEPTGALDTRTAHEVLGLLRTAVDTMGATVVMVTHDPVAASFADRVVFLADGALADELYRPDPKTVADRMVSLTARPLGAAA encoded by the coding sequence ATGTCACCCCGCCGTTCCCGCCTCCGGCCCGAGCCCACCGGCCAGCCCGCCGCGTTCCACGGGAACGCCGCGCCCGCCGCGCCCGCCGCGATCGAACTGCGGGGCGTCCGGCGCAGCTACGGCCGGGGCGCCGAGGCGGTGCACGCCCTGCGCGGCATCGACCTGGCGCTCGGCCGGGGCACGTTCACCGCCGTGATGGGCCCCTCCGGCTCCGGCAAGAGCACCTTCCTGCAGTGCGCGGCTGGCCTGGACCGCCCGACCGCCGGCGAGGTCCACCTGGGCGGTGAGGAGATCACCCGGCTGAGCGAGGACCGGCTGACCAAGCTGCGCCGCGGCCGGATCGGTTTCGTCTTCCAGTCCTTCAACCTGCTGCCCTCGCTGACGGTGCTGCAGAACGTGCTGCTCCCGCTGCGTCTCGCCGGCGAGCGCCAGGACCGCTCCCGGGCCCGGGAGCTGCTGGCCCGGGTCGGCCTCGGGGAGCACGCCGGGCGTCGGCCGGGGCAGCTGTCCGGCGGCCAGCAGCAGCGGGTGGCGATCGCCCGGGCGCTGATCACCGATCCGGACGTGGTGTTCGCGGACGAGCCGACCGGCGCGCTGGACACCCGTACCGCGCACGAGGTGCTCGGCCTGCTGCGGACCGCGGTCGACACCATGGGAGCCACCGTCGTGATGGTGACCCACGACCCGGTGGCGGCCTCGTTCGCCGACCGGGTGGTGTTCCTGGCCGACGGGGCCCTCGCCGACGAGCTCTACCGGCCGGACCCGAAGACGGTGGCCGACCGGATGGTGTCGCTGACCGCGCGCCCGCTGGGGGCGGCGGCATGA